One genomic window of Manihot esculenta cultivar AM560-2 chromosome 16, M.esculenta_v8, whole genome shotgun sequence includes the following:
- the LOC110603066 gene encoding transcriptional corepressor LEUNIG isoform X2, with protein sequence MSQTNWEADKMLDVYIHDYLVKRDLKASAQAFQAEGKVSSDPVAIDAPGGFLFEWWSVFWDIFIARTNEKHSEVAASYIETQFIKAREQQQQQQQQQQQAQPPQHQQQQQQQQQQHLQMQQILLQRHAQQQQQQQQQQQPPQQQQQQQQQPPQQQQQQQPPQQQQQQRRDGTHLLNGTTNGLVASDPLLRQNPGTANAMATKMYEERLKLPIQRDSLDDAAMKRFGENVGQLLDPNHTSILKTTAPGQPSGQVLHGAAGGMSQQVQARNQQLPGSTPDIKSEINPPRAAGPEASLIGIPGSNQGGNNLTLKGWPLTGLDQLRSLQQQKPFIQAPQPFHQLQMLTPQHQQQLMLAQQNLTSPSASDENRRLRMLWNNRNILPGKDGLTNSIGDVVPNVGSPLQAGASLLPRGDTDMLIKLKMAQMQQQQQQQQQQNSNPQQQQQQQQQLHNHHQQDKMGGAGSVTVDGSMSSSFRGNDQVSKNQTGRKRKQTVSSSGPANSSGTANTAGPSPSSAPSTPSTHTAGDVISMPSLPHTGSSSKPLVMFGSDGTGTLTSPANQLWDDKDLELQADMDRFVEDGSLEDNVDSFLSHDDADPRDTVPRMDVTKGFTFNEVTSVRASASKVICCHFSSDGKLLASGGHDKKAVLWYTDNLKPKTTLEEHSSLITDVRFSPSMPRLATSSFDKTVRVWDADNPSYSLRTFTGHSASVMSLDFHPSKDDLICSCDGDGEIRYWSINNGSCSRVFKGGTAQMRFQPRLGRYLAAAAENVVSILDVETQACRHSLQGHTKAIHSVCWDPSGEYLASVSEDSVRVWRLGSGSEGDCVHDLSCNGNKFHSCVFHPTYPSLLVIGCYQSLELWNMSENKTMTLSAHEGLIAALAVSPVTGLVASASHDKFVKLWK encoded by the exons ATGTCTCAAACCAACTGGGAAGCTGACAAAAT GTTAGATGTGTATATCCATGATTATCTGGTGAAGAGAGATTTGAAGGCTTCTGCTCAGGCTTTTCAAGCTGAGGGAAAAGTATCATCTGATCCTGTGG CTATTGATGCACCTGGAGGCTTTCTCTTTGAATGGTGGTCGGTTTTCTGGGATATATTTATTGCTAGGACAAATGAGAAGCACTCGGAGGTCGCTGCGTCTTATATCGAG ACTCAATTCATTAAAGCGCGGgagcagcagcagcaacagcaacagcagcagcagcaagcTCAACCACCACAGCATCAACAgcaacagcagcagcagcagcaacagcATCTGCAGATGCAACAAATCCTATTGCAGAGGCATgcgcagcagcagcagcagcaacaacAGCAGCAACAGCCTccccagcagcagcagcagcaacagcAACAGCCCCCCCAGCAACAGCAGCAGCAACAGCCTCCCCAGCAACAGCAACAGCAGCGAAGGGATGGGACACACCTCCTAAATGGTACTACAAATGGGCTTGTGGCAAGCGATCCTCTCTTGCGCCAAAACCCTGGAACTGCAAACGCCATGGCAACAAAGATGTATGAGGAAAGATTAAAACTGCCAATTCAGAGGGATTCTTTGGACGATGCTGCAATGAAG AGATTTGGTGAGAATGTAGGCCAGCTTTTGGATCCAAATCACACCTCAATATTGAAGACTACAGCACCTGGCCAGCCTTCAGG GCAAGTGTTACATGGTGCGGCGGGTGGAATGTCCCAACAGGTTCAGGCTCGGAATCAGCAACTTCCAGGGTCTACACCA GATATAAAGAGTGAGATCAACCCACCCAGAGCCGCTGGTCCGGAGGCATCATTAATAGGAATTCCTG GATCAAATCAAGGTGGTAACAATTTGACCTTAAAAGGGTGGCCGCTCACT GGACTGGATCAACTGCGCTCTCTTCAGCAACAAAAACCTTTTATACAGGCTCCTCAGCCCTTTCATCAACTTCAGATGTTGACACCACAACACCAGCAACAGCTTATGCTTGCACAGCAAAATTTAACATCACCATCTGCTAGTGATGAGAATAGAAGATTGAGAATGCTTTGGAACAACCGAAATATTCTGCCTGGGAAGGATGGGCTTACGAATTCTATTGGTGATGTGGTTCCAAATGTTGGATCTCCTTTACAAGCTGGTGCCTCTCTTTTGCCTCGTGGAGATACAGACATGCTGATTAAG TTAAAAATGGCTCAGATGCAGCAGCAGCAacaacagcagcagcagcagaacAGTAATccacagcagcagcagcagcagcagcagcagcttcACAATCATCATCAGCAAGATAAGATGGGGGGTGCTGGTAGTGTCACAGTAGATGGTAGCATGTCCAGCTCTTTTCGAGGAAATGATCAG GTTTCAAAAAACCAGACAGGAAGAAAGAGAAAGCAGACAGTATCATCTTCAGGTCCTGCCAATAGCTCTGGAACTGCAAATACTGCAGGACCATCCCCAAGTTCAGCACCCTCGACACCTTCAACTCACACTGCGGGAGATGTGATCTCAATGCCTTCTTTACCACATACTGGTAGTTCTTCTAAGCCTCTAGTGATGTTTGGTAGTGATGGCACAGGCACTCTCACATCTCCAGCTAATCAGTTG TGGGATGATAAGGATCTTGAATTGCAGGCTGATATGGATCGTTTTGTGGAGGATGGATCCCTTGAGGATAATGTTGATTCTTTTTTATCCCATGATGACGCCGATCCTAGGGATACAGTTCCTCGTATGGATGTCACAAAAG GGTTTACATTTAATGAAGTAACTTCTGTTAGAGCGAGTGCAAGCAAAGTAATTTGTTGCCACTTCTCATCAGATGGGAAATTGCTTGCTAGTGGTGGCCACGATAAAAAG GCTGTATTGTGGTACACAGATAATTTAAAGCCAAAAACCACCCTTGAAGAACATTCATCATTGATTACGGACGTGCGATTCAGTCCAAGCATGCCACGCCTTGCAACATCATCGTTTGACAAAACTGTCAGGGTTTGGGATGCTGACAAT CCTAGTTACTCATTACGCACTTTTACGGGACATTCTGCCTCTGTCATGTCACTCGACTTCCACCCAAGTAAGGATGACCTCATCTGCTCTTGTGATGGGGATGGTGAAATACGTTACTGGAGTATTAACAATGGCAGTTGTTCGAGAGTATTCAAG GGTGGTACGGCCCAAATGAGATTTCAACCCCGTTTAGGGAGGTATCTTGCTGCAGCTGCTGAAAATGTTGTATCTATATTAGACGTCGAGACACAAGCTTGCCGGCATTCATTACAG GGACATACGAAGGCAATCCACTCCGTGTGCTGGGATCCTTCTGGTGAGTATCTAGCATCTGTCAGTGAGGATTCTGTCAGAGTCTGGAGACTTGGATCAGGGAGTGAGGGGGACTGTGTTCATGACTTGAGCTGTAATGGCAACAAATTCCATTCCTGTGTTTTCCACCCTACATATCCTTCATTGCTAGTAATTGGTTGTTACCAG TCTTTGGAGCTATGGAACATGAGTGAGAACAAGACTATGACTTTGTCGGCTCATGAAGGACTAATTGCTGCTCTTGCTGTATCGCCTGTGACAGGGTTGGTTGCATCTGCTAGTCATGATAAGTTTGTGAAGCTGTGGAAGTAA